The following coding sequences are from one Nonlabens arenilitoris window:
- a CDS encoding SixA phosphatase family protein: MKKLLLLFTIFSLLSCNTGPKQGDPVDNEGITTFYFIRHAEKRTDQGSDPELTEEGKKRADAWVNYFFLKNVDHIISSDYKRTKATAAPLAAAHDMEIELYDVRTTKALDLLEKYRGKTVALFGHSNTINEYTNQLQNDSIYNALDDNDYDSYFYVRVSGSGKSSGVKESMDFMEN, from the coding sequence ATGAAAAAGTTATTATTACTATTTACAATATTCAGTCTATTATCCTGCAACACAGGACCTAAACAAGGTGATCCTGTGGACAATGAAGGTATCACTACGTTTTATTTTATTAGACATGCAGAAAAACGCACCGACCAAGGAAGCGATCCAGAGCTGACAGAAGAAGGAAAAAAACGAGCCGATGCTTGGGTGAATTATTTTTTCTTGAAGAATGTAGATCACATTATAAGTTCTGACTATAAGCGTACCAAAGCAACCGCTGCACCACTTGCCGCGGCGCATGACATGGAGATAGAATTGTATGATGTTAGAACGACTAAAGCGTTAGATTTACTTGAAAAATATCGAGGTAAAACGGTCGCACTTTTTGGCCATAGTAATACCATTAATGAGTACACTAACCAACTACAAAATGATAGCATTTATAACGCACTAGATGATAATGATTACGACTCTTATTTTTATGTGCGCGTTAGTGGATCTGGTAAGTCCAGTGGCGTTAAGGAATCTATGGATTTTATGGAAAATTAA